Proteins encoded by one window of Dioscorea cayenensis subsp. rotundata cultivar TDr96_F1 unplaced genomic scaffold, TDr96_F1_v2_PseudoChromosome.rev07_lg8_w22 25.fasta BLBR01001105.1, whole genome shotgun sequence:
- the LOC120255610 gene encoding uncharacterized protein LOC120255610, with amino-acid sequence MGRGQNKHYWTLEEDKALIKALIELSKDAMWRSENGFRHGYLFQLEKMIKEKFPRTTLKAMPNIESRVKLFRSKTAAIADILRASGFAWNQESSTIECEKSAYDEYVKDHKEAVGLYGKSFPFFNDLAQVFKKDKAHDNAKDDIGDDAVQNENISFKDRALAMARGDIGDDTAQYLHENYSLDGDRSFSQIPSDDFVMPTQEPIDSPSPMASNNSVSKTFGRRKRKVRARDSTMEAISENFRHFIEIVGSGFKMMAETAARNAETAARNAETAARNAEIVARDAEVAARREAARKEIEKKKKLLNQVIFKIDGLSDDEAMVILQVLGKDEDQLKIFFDLPDDKKLCFCRVFLARMSHCPPGVKLISQ; translated from the exons ATGGGCAGGGGACAAAATAAACACTACTGGACATTGGAAGAAGATAAGGCCTTGATCAAAGCTTTAATTGAGCTATCTAAGGATGCCATGTGGCGGTCTGAAAATGGGTTCCGACATGGTTATCTATTTCAGTTGgaaaaaatgataaaggaaAAGTTTCCTCGAACTACGCTTAAGGCCATGCCGAATATTGAGTCTCGAGTGAAACTTTTTAGAAGCAAAACTGCTGCCATTGCTGATATACTACGTGCAAGTGGTTTTGCTTGGAATCAAGAAAGTAGCACTATCGAGTGTGAAAAAAGTGCATATGACGAATATGTCAag GATCACAAGGAAGCAGTTGGACTTTATGGAaaatcttttcctttctttaatgATCTtgcccaagtttttaaaaaggataaagcGCATGACAATGCAAAGGATGATATTGGAGATGACGCagttcaaaatgaaaacatcagTTTTAAGGATAGAgcacttgccatggcaaggggtGATATTGGAGATGACACAGCTCAGTATCTACATGAAAATTATAGTTTGGATGGGGACCGAAGCTTCTCTCAAATTCCAAGTGATGATTTTGTTATGCCCACACAGGAACCCATTGACTCTCCATCACCGATGGCATCAAATAACAGTGTCTCAAAAACATTTGGACGTCGAAAGAGGAAAGTTCGTGCTCGGGACTCAACAATGGAGGCAATATCTGAAAATTTTCGCCATTTTATAGAAATAGTTGGCTCTGGATTTAAGATGATGGCCGAAACTGCTGCTCGTAATGCCGAAACTGCAGCGCGTAATGCTGAAACTGCAGCACGGAATGCTGAAATTGTGGCTCGCGATGCTGAAGTTGCTGCTCGCAGAGAGGCAGCTCgtaaagaaattgaaaaaaagaaaaaattactgAATCAAGTAATTTTTAAGATCGATGGACTTTCCGATGATGAAGCGATGGTTATATTGCAAGTTTTGGGAAAAGATGAGGACcaacttaaaatattttttgatttgCCAGATGACAAAAAGCTCTGTTTTTGTCGTGTGTTTTTAGCAAGAATGTCACATTGTCCGCCTG GTGTGAAACTTATATCCCAGTGA